A genomic region of Stigmatopora nigra isolate UIUO_SnigA chromosome 16, RoL_Snig_1.1, whole genome shotgun sequence contains the following coding sequences:
- the pigm gene encoding GPI alpha-1,4-mannosyltransferase I, catalytic subunit, protein MENLLVKVAEKRVLFTTSFVIRLALVIYGEFHDRMMVVKYTDIDYHVFTDAARFTTKGESPYNRSTYRYTPLLAWLLTPNIYIHMVFGKLIFILCDVLSGLLIHKILCLRGIGSETAVRVCSMWLLNPIPMGVSSRGNAESILAALVLGTLLCLEGRRMTRAALLYGLSVHMKIYPITYALPIVLTLRTKHFRKDGEQNKWRSFIDLFGSFFNREIFYFASVAGVLFLSLTALFYYMYGWTFLHETYFYHLTRRDIRHNFSPYFYMLYLTADSRWSHWLGLAAFLPQLILLLVTSWAFHHDLAFCCFLHTAIFVTFNKVCTSQYFLWYLSLLPLVIPHLSLSAKKGVGLLILWFAGQGIWLVPAYFLEFKGYNVFLFIWLGGLFFLIVNCFILIQLIVHYKPKNTRKTVKMM, encoded by the exons ATGGAGAATCTATTAGTTAAAGTGGCAGAAAAACGTGTTCTCTTCACTACTTCTTTCGTTATACGTCTCGCCTTGGTCATTTATGGGGAGTTCCACGACAGGATGATGGTAGTGAAATACACTGATATTGACTATCACGTCTTTACAGATGCTGCGAGGTTCACTACTAAG GGGGAATCCCCATACAATAGATCAACTTATCGATATACACCACTATTAGCCTGGCTGCTCACTCCCAACATTTATATCCACATGGTGTTTGGCAAACTCATTTTCATCCTATGTGATGTGTTGTCCGGACTATTGATCCACAAGATTCTATGCCTACGAGGTATTGGTTCTGAG ACAGCAGTACGGGTTTGTTCGATGTGGCTCCTTAACCCCATCCCGATGGGAGTATCCAGCCGAGGGAATGCTGAATCTATTCTGGCTGCTTTAGTGCTCGGCACTCTCCTTTGTTTAGAGG GCCGACGCATGACACGGGCAGCATTGCTCTATGGCTTGTCTGTTCATATGAAGATCTATCCCATCACATATGCTCTTCCCATTGTCCTGACTCTCCGTACAAAACATTTTAGAAAAGATGGAGAGCAAAACAAATGGAGGAGTTTCATTGACCTCTTTGGAAGTTTCTTCAACAGGGAGATTTTCTATTTCGCAAGTGTGGCCGGAGTGCTGTTTTTGAGTCTCACAGCACTTTTCTATTACAT GTATGGTTGGACATTCCTTCATGAGACTTACTTCTATCATTTAACCAGAAGAGATATTCGCCATAACTTCTCACCATACTTCTACATGCTCTACCTAACTGCAG ACAGCAGGTGGAGCCATTGGCTCGGGTTGGCGGCATTTCTACCACAGTTGATCCTCTTGTTAGTCACATCATGGGCTTTTCACCATGACCTGGCTTTTTGCTGTTTTCTACACACTGCCATCTTTGTCACTTTCAACAAAGTCTGCACTTCACAG TATTTCCTATGGTACCTGAGTTTACTTCCGCTGGTCATCCCTCATTTGAGTCTTTCGGCGAAAAAAGGAGTTGGACTGCTCATCCTCTGGTTTGCTGGACAG gGTATATGGCTGGTGCCGGCTTACTTCCTGGAGTTTAAGGGTTACAATGTCTTTCTGTTCATCTGGCTtggtgggcttttttttttaattgttaattgCTTCATTTTGATTCAGCTCATAGTACATTACAAACCAAAAAATACtagaaaaactgtcaaaatgatGTAG
- the serpinb1l3 gene encoding serpin peptidase inhibitor, clade B (ovalbumin), member 1, like 3 isoform X1 has protein sequence MASSPTLSKANTSFSLELLKKLSDNDNTANIFFSPFSISSALAMVMLGSGGNTATQMSEVLHFTEPKSMPMQMQMPTQMQMQQLVQPSVPAWLQKSLKTKGEDDVHANFAKLLVELNKPGVPYSLSVANRLYGEQSYQFVENFLQETKKHYRAELESVDFIRNHEAARLNINTWVEKETQGKIKDILAQGVLDNMTRLVLVNAIYFKGNWNKKFKETSTRDAMFRVNKNETKQVRMMHMKDKFPLTFIPEANCQILEMPYKGKDLSMLIFLPNDIEDGSSGLAKIEENLTHDNFVEWTRPDMMDEIEVQVGLPKFKLEENYDMKNVLVAMGMEDAFDMSKSDFSGMSPANDLVLSKVIHKAFVEVNEEGTEAAAATAAIMMLRCALVTPTFIADHPFLFFIRHNPSKSILFAGRYCSPASREMSSCVSL, from the exons ATGGCTTCAAGTCCCACTCTATCCAAGGCCAACACGAGCTTCTCCTTGGAGTTGCTGAAAAAACTGAGTGACAATGACAACACCGCAAACATCTTCTTCTCCCCCTTCAGCATCTCCTCGGCCCTGGCCATGGTGATGCTGGGATCGGGGGGCAACACAGCCACACAGATGTCTGAG GTTCTTCATTTCACTGAGCCAAAGTCAATGCCAATGCAAATGCAAATGCCAACGCAAATGCAGATGCAGCAACTGGTCCAGCCCAGTGTGCCAGCATGGCTACAGAAG AGTCTGAAAACCAAGGGAGAGGATGATGTTCACGCCAACTTTGCGAAACTCTTGGTCGAGTTGAACAAACCAGGTGTGCCATATTCCCTCAGCGTTGCCAACAGACTCTACGGGGAGCAGTCTTACCAGTTTGTTGAG AATTTTCTACaagaaacaaagaagcactacagaGCAGAACTAGAGTCTGTGGACTTCATTAGGAACCATGAAGCTGCCAGGCTTAACATCAACACCTGGGTGGAGAAGGAGACGCAAG GTAAAATTAAGGACATTTTGGCCCAGGGTGTGTTGGACAACATGACCAGACTGGTGTTGGTCAATGCCATCTATTTCAAAGGCAACTGGAATAAGAAATTTAAGGAGACCTCAACACGTGATGCTATGTTTAGGGTTAACAAG aatGAAACCAAACAAGTAAGAATGATGCATATGAAGGACAAATTCCCCCTCACCTTCATCCCAGAAGCCAACTGCCAG ATCTTGGAAATGCCTTACAAAGGAAAGGACCTCAGCATGCTCATCTTTCTACCCAATGACATTGAGGACGGTTCATCTGGACTGGCCAAG ATAGAGGAGAATCTGACCCACGACAATTTTGTGGAGTGGACCCGTCCTGATATGATGGATGAAATCGAGGTGCAGGTTGGTCTGCCTAAATTCAAGCTGGAGGAGAACTATGACATGAAGAATGTTTTGGTCGCCATGGGGATGGAGGATGCCTTCGACATGTCAAAGAGTGATTTTTCTG GCATGTCTCCAGCTAATGACCTGGTATTGTCCAAAGTCATCCACAAGGCTTTTGTCGAGGTAAACGAGGAGGGAACCGAGGCTGCAGCAGCCACCGCCGCCATCATGATGTTGCGTTGTGCACTGGTTACGCCCACATTTATCGCCGACCATCCCTTCCTCTTCTTCATTCGGCATAACCCATCGAAGAGTATCCTATTCGCTGGACGATATTGCTCGCCTGCCTCACGAGAAATGTCTTCATGCGTATCCCTTTAA
- the snx16 gene encoding LOW QUALITY PROTEIN: sorting nexin-16 (The sequence of the model RefSeq protein was modified relative to this genomic sequence to represent the inferred CDS: inserted 1 base in 1 codon), translated as MASPFVPVPVPMDRDSSGXHKLRRPPRASSLGSVSSSLQSSSAITSLNVGQPGRRCGSSHRQSRCTDRSSRSHTPPPQSSPVRQNGENETFVSSEYSSCPRSISAPIESHQGAGEERPITPTLLGYEVMEERAKFTVYKILVRKSTDESWVIFRRYADFSRLNEKLKDMFPGFRLALPPKRWFKDNYDNNFLEDRQLGLQAFLQNLVAHKDIANCQSVREFLCLDEPPGPFDSLEESRAFCETLEESNYRLQKELLEKQKEIALLKESLQEKEQALLQMEKQVNNECVTMESPCGLSAQGSESSGDADVESSAAEADQDMPNEHSGTCEVHLDRSSACWCGPSLSASPPIIQVTQLEQERMGY; from the exons ATGGCGTCGCCGTTTGTGCCTGTCCCAGTACCCATGGATAGAGACTCATCAG TGCATAAACTGAGAAGACCACCAAGAGCTTCCTCGCTTGGAAGTGTCTCTAGCAGCTTACAGTCTTCATCTGCAATAACCAGTTTAAATGTGGGCCAGCCTGGAAGAAGATGTGGAAGCTCCCATCGTCAGTCGCGTTGCACGGACAGAAGCAGTCGAAGCCATACGCCACCGCCTCAAAGTAGCCCTGTCaggcaaaatggagaaaatgaaaCTTTTGTGTCCTCAGAGTATTCCAGTTGTCCCCGTTCAATATCAGCTCCTATAGAGAGCCATCAAGGAGCAGGAGAGGAGAGACCAATAACTCCAACGTTGCTTGGATACGAGGTCATGGAGGAGAGGGCAAAGTTCACg GTCTATAagatccttgtgaggaaaagcacAGATGAGAGCTGGGTTATTTTCAGGAGGTATGCAGACTTTTCCAGACTGAATGAAAAG TTAAAAGATATGTTTCCAGGCTTTCGGCTTGCACTGCCCCCTAAAAGGTGGTTTAAAGATAATTATGACAACAACTTCTTGGAAGACAGACAGTTGGGACTTCAAGCCTTTTTGCAAAATTTAGTTGCGCATAAAGACATCGCCAACTG CCAATCAGTGAGAGAGTTTTTATGCCTGGATGAGCCGCCAGGCCCCTTTGATAGTTTGGAGGAGAGCAGG GCTTTTTGTGAAACTCTGGAAGAAAGTAACTACCGTCTCCAGAAAGAATTGCTAGAGAAGCAAAAAGAGATTGCCTTGCTCAAAGAGAGTCTTCAGGAGAAAGAGCAAGCCCTTTTGCAAATGGAAAAGCAAGTGAA TAATGAGTGCGTGACTATGGAGTCTCCATGTGGTCTGTCAGCTCAGGGCAGTGAGAGCAGTGGAGATGCAGATGTGGAATCATCTGCTGCAGAGGCTGATCAGGACATGCCAAATGAACACAG TGGCACATGTGAAGTTCACCTGGATCGGTCGTCTGCCTGTTGGTGTGGCCCATCACTCAGTGCCTCTCCTCCAATCATCCAGGTCACTCAACTCGAGCAAGAGAGGATGGGTTATTAA
- the serpinb1l3 gene encoding serpin peptidase inhibitor, clade B (ovalbumin), member 1, like 3 isoform X2, which yields MASSPTLSKANTSFSLELLKKLSDNDNTANIFFSPFSISSALAMVMLGSGGNTATQMSESLKTKGEDDVHANFAKLLVELNKPGVPYSLSVANRLYGEQSYQFVENFLQETKKHYRAELESVDFIRNHEAARLNINTWVEKETQGKIKDILAQGVLDNMTRLVLVNAIYFKGNWNKKFKETSTRDAMFRVNKNETKQVRMMHMKDKFPLTFIPEANCQILEMPYKGKDLSMLIFLPNDIEDGSSGLAKIEENLTHDNFVEWTRPDMMDEIEVQVGLPKFKLEENYDMKNVLVAMGMEDAFDMSKSDFSGMSPANDLVLSKVIHKAFVEVNEEGTEAAAATAAIMMLRCALVTPTFIADHPFLFFIRHNPSKSILFAGRYCSPASREMSSCVSL from the exons ATGGCTTCAAGTCCCACTCTATCCAAGGCCAACACGAGCTTCTCCTTGGAGTTGCTGAAAAAACTGAGTGACAATGACAACACCGCAAACATCTTCTTCTCCCCCTTCAGCATCTCCTCGGCCCTGGCCATGGTGATGCTGGGATCGGGGGGCAACACAGCCACACAGATGTCTGAG AGTCTGAAAACCAAGGGAGAGGATGATGTTCACGCCAACTTTGCGAAACTCTTGGTCGAGTTGAACAAACCAGGTGTGCCATATTCCCTCAGCGTTGCCAACAGACTCTACGGGGAGCAGTCTTACCAGTTTGTTGAG AATTTTCTACaagaaacaaagaagcactacagaGCAGAACTAGAGTCTGTGGACTTCATTAGGAACCATGAAGCTGCCAGGCTTAACATCAACACCTGGGTGGAGAAGGAGACGCAAG GTAAAATTAAGGACATTTTGGCCCAGGGTGTGTTGGACAACATGACCAGACTGGTGTTGGTCAATGCCATCTATTTCAAAGGCAACTGGAATAAGAAATTTAAGGAGACCTCAACACGTGATGCTATGTTTAGGGTTAACAAG aatGAAACCAAACAAGTAAGAATGATGCATATGAAGGACAAATTCCCCCTCACCTTCATCCCAGAAGCCAACTGCCAG ATCTTGGAAATGCCTTACAAAGGAAAGGACCTCAGCATGCTCATCTTTCTACCCAATGACATTGAGGACGGTTCATCTGGACTGGCCAAG ATAGAGGAGAATCTGACCCACGACAATTTTGTGGAGTGGACCCGTCCTGATATGATGGATGAAATCGAGGTGCAGGTTGGTCTGCCTAAATTCAAGCTGGAGGAGAACTATGACATGAAGAATGTTTTGGTCGCCATGGGGATGGAGGATGCCTTCGACATGTCAAAGAGTGATTTTTCTG GCATGTCTCCAGCTAATGACCTGGTATTGTCCAAAGTCATCCACAAGGCTTTTGTCGAGGTAAACGAGGAGGGAACCGAGGCTGCAGCAGCCACCGCCGCCATCATGATGTTGCGTTGTGCACTGGTTACGCCCACATTTATCGCCGACCATCCCTTCCTCTTCTTCATTCGGCATAACCCATCGAAGAGTATCCTATTCGCTGGACGATATTGCTCGCCTGCCTCACGAGAAATGTCTTCATGCGTATCCCTTTAA